The Vitis vinifera cultivar Pinot Noir 40024 chromosome 1, ASM3070453v1 DNA segment ACATGTAGATGTTCTTACATGTTTTCCAGAAGTCCTCCCTCCAACATATATCAGCCCTTTCAGTTCTTCTCATCTTGCTGAGAACGAAGTTCTTAGAGCCCCCCTCCACAGTTAATCTAATTGCAAGTGTGCGTCATATCAGGCTGCCTCCAAATCGATCACATCTTCCTGCAGTTAGTAGGACAATATTATCACAAGCCAATATCAGGCCTCAAAATTCCACTCATCTTCCTGTATTTCCTAAGGCAATGAAGTCAGAAAGTAATGTCAAGCCACGTCAAAGGAGTGCAATATCATTACCGGCTAGTATGGTGAGTTCTAAAAATTCTCGTCTTCCTGCAATTCCTGAGGCAATAAAGCCAGCAAACAATGTCAGGGTGCGTCAAAGAACTGCTCCTCAACATTCTTCTCAACTTCCTATAGTTTCTATTAATGCAGTCAGGTCAGCAAGTATTCTCAGGCCAGGTCAAAGAACTGCAAAACTATCACCCGCTAATAACATGCCTTCTCAAAATTTTTCTGGTCTTCTTATAGTTTCTAATGCAGTAAAGCCAGCAAATGATGTCAAGCCGCATCAAAGAAGAGCAAGATCATTATCAGCTAAAATCATTCCTCGTCCAATTTATTCTCATCGTCCTATAGTTTCTACTATACTGACCTCACCGAGTAATGCCAAGTTGCATCAAACAAGAGCAAGATTATCACCAGCCAAAATCAGGCCTCTGCAAAATTCTTCTCATCTTCCTATAGTTTCTACTATAGTGACCTCGGCAAGTTATGTCAAGCCGCGTCAAGGAAGTGCAAGATTATCACTAGCTAAAATCAGGCCTCCACAAAATCCTTCCCAGCTTCCTATAGTGACCTCGGCAGGTAATGTCAAGCTGCGTCAAGGAAGGGCAAGATTTTCACCGGCTAAAATCAGGCCGCCTCAAAATCCTTCCCAGCTTCCTATAGTGACCTCGGCAACTTATGTCAAGCCGCGTCAAGGAAATGCAAGATTTTCACCAGCTAAAATCAGGCCTCCACAAAATCCTTCTCAGCTTCCTACAGTGACCTCGGCAGGTAATGTCAAGCCGCGTCAAGGAAGGGCAAGATTTTCACCAGCAAAAATCAGGCCGCCTCAAAATCCTTCTCAGCTTCCTATAGTGACCTCGGCAAGTAATATCAAGACGCGTCAAGCAAGGACAAGATTTTCACCAGCTAAAATCAGGCCGCCTCAAAATTCTTCTCATCTTCCTATCATTTCTACTAGAGCGACCTCGGAAAATAATGCCAAGTTGCAAGAAAGAAGCGCAAGATTAATATCATCCGCTGATATCATGCCTCCTCAGAAGTCTTATCATCCTGTAGTGTATAATGCAACCAAGTCAGCAAGTAATGTCAGGCCACGTCAAAAAAGGACAATATTATCGCCATCTAATATTGTGCCTAATGCAATTGCGTCAGCAAGTGATGTCAGGCTGCGTCAAAGAAGCGTAAATGATGCACCTCCTCAAAATTCTTCTCAGCTTC contains these protein-coding regions:
- the LOC132253803 gene encoding uncharacterized protein LOC132253803, which translates into the protein MKSESNVKPRQRSAISLPASMVSSKNSRLPAIPEAIKPANNVRVRQRTAPQHSSQLPIVSINAVRSASILRPGQRTAKLSPANNMPSQNFSGLLIVSNAVKPANDVKPHQRRARSLSAKIIPRPIYSHRPIVSTILTSPSNAKLHQTRARLSPAKIRPLQNSSHLPIVSTIVTSASYVKPRQGSARLSLAKIRPPQNPSQLPIVTSAGNVKLRQGRARFSPAKIRPPQNPSQLPIVTSATYVKPRQGNARFSPAKIRPPQNPSQLPTVTSAGNVKPRQGRARFSPAKIRPPQNPSQLPIVTSASNIKTRQARTRFSPAKIRPPQNSSHLPIISTRATSENNAKLQERSARLISSADIMPPQKSYHPVVYNATKSASNVRPRQKRTILSPSNIVPNAIASASDVRLRQRSVNDAPPQNSSQLPAVPKVVTSASKVKPGEKSARVSPPQKPSHLPLVSSTAIESASYVRPRQKRQVSSAASLVPSENSSHRPALPNNVRPHQRSTISSASKVMPPQKSSHLPSVRDSMKSSSTVNPHQRSARL